CTTCTTTCCAGCAATTTCTGCTCAACCTGCTGAGCCTTTTGACAATCCTCCCGCTGGCACCATATCTGAACCGGTTTATACCACCGCTGGTTGAGGATGGCTGGCACCTGGATATGCTGTTGGCCGTACTCGCTGCCTTTCTGTTCACCCGTATCTTACTCTGGGTCTTCAGGCCGCTCATTATTCCAGCCTTTGTACTGGTCGTAGGCGTATTGTCCTTTAATTACTTTGCAGACAATTATACCTTCAGTAATGTACTGAATGATTATAAAGGAATGGTACAGGGCAACTGGGGTACAAAAAACTATAAACAACTGGATATCCTCAGTTTATATCCCCACCGCGTAGAAACATACAGAGATAAAACGGTGCGTAGTATTCGTGACAAGGTCAACTATAAAGATTCCCTGGTTCGTAATTTCTCTATTTACCATTCTGTAGAGGATTTTGATGAATATTTCCCCAAGTATGGCAAAGTATCCCGTTATCTGGCGCTGTTCAAATACATCAATAAAAATTTCCGCTGGGTACCCGATACCCGTCGTGATGAATATTTTGCTACGCCTCAGGAAACCATCCAGAATGGTATGGGCGGCGACTGTGACGACCATAGTATATTGATGGTATCCTGCCTGCAATCTATCGGGGCACGTTGTCGTATAGTACTGATTCAGGGACATGCTTATCCTGAACTGTATTGTGGTAACAAAGAAGATTTTGAAGTTATGAAGCAGGCCATTATTACGCTATTCCCTCATCCACCTATTAAGGAGGTCCACTACCACGAAATGAAAGGCGAATACTGGATAAACCTTGACTATTCTGCACGCCACCCCGGTGGACCATATTTGAATGACAAGGTATATGCGTTGATTGAAATTTAATAAAAACCAATGAGTCAATTTAAGAACATAAAGAAGTTTCACTCGTTTTTGCGCTTTAAGCGCGATTTTGAGCAGTATAGCATGCGAAGGGTCCGAAGTTATGAGATCATTATTCACTGGTTACACAGCAAAATGAACAGAAACCAGTTTCTTGTACTTTCAGGTATTCTGGTCGGCCTGGTTGCAGGTTTAGCGGGGGTGATCTTAAAAACACTGGTTCATTATATTCACTACTTTATTACCTACAAAGTTCACTTTAGTACACAGGTCTTTTTCTACGCTGTATTCCCTTTCCTTGGTATTGTACTAACTACACTTGTCGTTATCATATTTTTCAAGGGCCAGTCGCGCAAAGGGGTCGGGCTTATTCTTTATGAGATTGCACAAAACTCCAGCCTGATTCCACCTGTTAAAATGTATTCACAGATCCTGCAAAGTGCCCTGACAGTAGGTTTGGGAGGCTCCGCAGGTCTGGAAAGTCCTATTGCCGTAACAGGCGCAGCTATTGGTAGCAACTATGCACGCAACTACCACCTGGGGTATAAAGAAAGAACGCTGTTACTGGCAGCTGGTGCAACTGCAGGTATTGCAGCATCTTTTAATGCACCGATTGCAGGAGTGATGTTTGCTTTTGAGATTCTGCTCACGGGGGTGGTGTTTTCTGATTTTCTGCCTTTGATACTGGCGGCAATTTGTGGTAGTCTTTTGTCAAAGATTATTTTACAGGAGGAGGTGTTATTTCACTTTGAATCCAGGCAGGCATTCAATTATCACAACGTTCCATATTACCTTATTCTTGGATTGTTAAGTGCTTTTTACGCACGTTATTATATTGTCATTTCACAAAAAGTAGAACACTTCTTTCATAGCCTTAAATGGAGCGCTCTCCAAAAGGCCATATTAGGAGGTTTGATCATTTCTATTCTTTGTGTACTGATGCCACCACTGTTTGGTGAAGGGTATTCAAGTATCAAGCTAATGGCCAATGGACAGGCTGATGAAATCATCCGGAATAGTTTCTTCAGGTATATACCAGCTAAAAACTGGGTTTTACTGGCATTTCTGGGATGTACCTGTTTACTGAAAGTATTTGCTTCGTCCATTACCATTCAGAGTGGTGGCAATGGAGGTAACTTTGCACCCTCTCTTTTCGCAGGTGGTGTATTGGGATTCTTTTTTGCTATGCTCTGTACACAGCTGGGATTTCAGGATGTTCCCGTTACCAACCTTGTAATCGTAGGCATGGCTGGTGTAATGAGTGGCGTGATGTATGCCCCGCTTACCGCCATCTTCCTGATTGCAGAAGCCAGCTCAGGGTATGACCTGTTCATACCACTGATGATTGTTTCCTCTACATCTTTCCTGCTGGCAAAATGGTTTTCTCCTATCTCGCCGGAACTCAAACACCTGGTAGATGAGGGCAAGATCTTTACAAAAGAACATGACAGGAATATCCTCTCCTTGTTACGTACTGAAGAACTCGTAGAAAATACGATTCAGCGAATAGATATGAATGCCAGTCTGCGTCAGCTGATTGAGCTGGTAAAAAGCAGTACCCGGAATGTGATCGCAGTCGTTTCTCCCGAAGGTAAATTGGATGGAGTCGTGACTCTGGATCGTATACGTCCGATTATGTTCAACCAGCTGATCTACGACACCGTCACTGTAAAAGAAGTGATGCAGCAACCACCAGCATTGATCGGCCTGCATGACAATGTGGTAGATGTAATTACTAAGTTTGATGAAGTGAAAGAATGGAACCTGCCGGTAGTAGATAATGATAAACTGGTTGGTTTTATCTCCAAATCAAAAATCCTGAATCAATACAGATTATTACTACAGGAATACTCTGGCGATGAAGTATAGATTCCACGAATTGTGTTTTACAAATCATCGATCTCCCTGAATTTTAAAACGTAATTCGTAATTTCCATCTTCTATGTCAAGAATTCTGATTCTATTCGCGCACCCGGCTTTTGAAAAATCAAGGGTCCACCATCAGTTGCTGGCCGCTATCCGCGGTATGCAGGGGGTGACTGTGCATGATCTGTACGAAACATATCCTGATCTCAACATCGATGTAAGACAGGAGCAGGGGTTATTGCTGCAACACGATATTATTTT
This Chitinophaga sancti DNA region includes the following protein-coding sequences:
- a CDS encoding transglutaminase-like domain-containing protein translates to MAIDESKYSSFQQFLLNLLSLLTILPLAPYLNRFIPPLVEDGWHLDMLLAVLAAFLFTRILLWVFRPLIIPAFVLVVGVLSFNYFADNYTFSNVLNDYKGMVQGNWGTKNYKQLDILSLYPHRVETYRDKTVRSIRDKVNYKDSLVRNFSIYHSVEDFDEYFPKYGKVSRYLALFKYINKNFRWVPDTRRDEYFATPQETIQNGMGGDCDDHSILMVSCLQSIGARCRIVLIQGHAYPELYCGNKEDFEVMKQAIITLFPHPPIKEVHYHEMKGEYWINLDYSARHPGGPYLNDKVYALIEI
- a CDS encoding chloride channel protein: MSQFKNIKKFHSFLRFKRDFEQYSMRRVRSYEIIIHWLHSKMNRNQFLVLSGILVGLVAGLAGVILKTLVHYIHYFITYKVHFSTQVFFYAVFPFLGIVLTTLVVIIFFKGQSRKGVGLILYEIAQNSSLIPPVKMYSQILQSALTVGLGGSAGLESPIAVTGAAIGSNYARNYHLGYKERTLLLAAGATAGIAASFNAPIAGVMFAFEILLTGVVFSDFLPLILAAICGSLLSKIILQEEVLFHFESRQAFNYHNVPYYLILGLLSAFYARYYIVISQKVEHFFHSLKWSALQKAILGGLIISILCVLMPPLFGEGYSSIKLMANGQADEIIRNSFFRYIPAKNWVLLAFLGCTCLLKVFASSITIQSGGNGGNFAPSLFAGGVLGFFFAMLCTQLGFQDVPVTNLVIVGMAGVMSGVMYAPLTAIFLIAEASSGYDLFIPLMIVSSTSFLLAKWFSPISPELKHLVDEGKIFTKEHDRNILSLLRTEELVENTIQRIDMNASLRQLIELVKSSTRNVIAVVSPEGKLDGVVTLDRIRPIMFNQLIYDTVTVKEVMQQPPALIGLHDNVVDVITKFDEVKEWNLPVVDNDKLVGFISKSKILNQYRLLLQEYSGDEV